GCTCACGGCGTCGGCAGAAAGATGATGAGAATCAAAACATTCCTGGATTGATCATGGCTGAATCCGAAAGGCGACCCCCTAAGTTCGCAATCTGCATCAAGGCCGGTGATGACGATATGCTTACTCCCCGAAAGATCTACCAAGTCCTTCCCGACGAAAGCGCTGCTCGATCGGATTACATCCGTGTCATCGACGATGAGGGTGAGGACTATTTGTATCCGGCATCGAGCTTTGTTTTTGTGGAGCTTCCGGCCGAGATTGAACAGGTTCTCGACCGCGTTTCATAGAGCCGCCGGGAACACATCCGCGGCGTGAGTCCTGAGGCCGCGGATGTTGCCGGCGTCGTAGGCATCAGGTTCAGGCATAAATACGAGCATGGATGGAAACCCTTTTGGCCACGTTCTAGCTGGATTAACTGAACGGCAGAGTGTGGTCGATTTAGGTTGCGGCTCTGGCAGTTTTCATTATGAGGTGTATAACTGCCGAATAATCGCAATGGACCTGAACGTTCCTCAGAGAGCCGGATGCTCGCATGCCAGCTTTGTTCAATCCCATTCTGCGGCGATACCGCTCAAAGGCAGTTCCATTGATGTCGTGGTATGCCACCATACCTTGGAACATTTTGATGACTTCCGGGCGACTCTAATAGAAATCAATCGGATCTTAAGGGATGACGGACTGATCTGGATTGCGATTCCCAACGGGTATGGCCTGGATGACGAACTCTATCGGTTTGTCTTTTCCGGCGGTGGACACGTAAACCGTTTCAGCCGCGACCAGTTGATAGAAGAGGTACATCATCTCACCAGGTTCCGATTGGCGCAGACGGTCGATCTCTTCAGCAGCTTTATTTACCTGAAGAAACCAACAGAGCAGGAATACCAGCATTATCCCCGAACAGCTCGCTTCCTGTTCCATATCCCTGACGGCGCCAGCGGCACAGGCATCATTGCTGTAAATGCGGTAACACGTCTGATGGATAAGCTGTTCGGGTGCCGTTCCAGCCAGTATGGCTGGGGGTTTTTATTCGCCCCCGAAGGGGCCTCTTTGCCTCCCTTAGGTGGTCCTTACTTCAATGTTTGCTCAAAGTGCGGTTCCGGAATACCGGCAAGACAACTTCGCGAGAATGGCATGCTGAAGCAATGGTGTGGAGTGGGCTTCTTTCATTGTCCCAATTGCCGGCAATTAAATGCGTTTGTCTCTCCTCCGGCCGGGTGCGAATAGATACTGGTGGTGTATGCTCGAAGCGAACGTATGTCCCATGATTCGCGAATTTCCCGCCGAGATTTGATCGCGATGTTTGGCGCGGCGGGGTTATCGTCCCGTCTGCCCGAGGTCCAACCGCGTGAGCCACTGGTCTACTGGTCGGCTTCGGCAATGGCGAAAGCGGTTAAGGCGAAACAGGTTTCCTCAACGGAACTGGTGACGGCTTGCCTGAAGCAGATCGACAAGGTCAATCCGGCCATCAACGCCGTCGTGATGTTCGCCCGCGCCCGGGCCCTCATGGAAGCCGCAGCCGCGGATGCGAAACTCGCACGCAAGGAGACATTGGGGCCGCTGCACGGCGTACCAATGACGATAAAGGACTCCTTCGACACGGCGGGAGTCATCAGTACGGCGGGAACACTCGGCCGTAAGAATTATGTTCCGCAGAAAGACGCAACCGCTGTCGCCAGGCTGCGGCGCGCGGGCGCGATTCTCCTGGGTAAAACGAACACTCCGGAGATTACGGCGGGGGAAGAAACCTTCAATGCGGTCTATGGACGGACGAATAATCCTTACGATCTCCGCCGGACTCCCGGAGGGAGCAGCGGCGGCCCTGCCGCGATCGTGGCGGCGGCGGGCTCGCCGTTCGACATCGGCAGCGATACGACAGACAGCATCCGCGCGCCGGCGCACTTTTGCGGCATCACGGGATTAAAGCCCAGCGCCGGGCGTGTTCCCCGGACCGGGCACATCATATCGTTTGCGTCGGGCGCAATGGATTCATGGACGCAGATCGGACCGCTGGCTCGGCACGTGGAAGATCTTGAACTCGTGTTGCACGTGATCGCAGGACCGGATTACCAGGACCCTGCCATCAGCGACGTGCCGCTGGGCCCTTCCAATCGCATCATTCTGAAAAAGCTGCGTATCGCCTTCCATGTGGATAACGGCATCCGCGCCTGCACTCCTGAAACAATCCAGGCGGTTCGCGCGGCCGCAATGGCGCTCGGGCCGGCCGTTTTGCAGATGGAGGAGCGGCGGCCTCCGGGGATCGAACGGACAGCCGAGGTCGCCGACGCGGTGATCGATTCCGCGTTCGACCGTCTGGCGGCCAGGGTTCTCGCGAAAGCGGGCAATCGCGGCGCCTACCTCCCGCAGGGCGGATCGGCTGCACAGCTGGACAACGCGCTAATTCAATTGGATCTGTTCCGAAGTGAGATGCTGGGCTTCCTGGAGAACCATGACATTATTCTGTGTCCTGCGAATGCCGTTCCAGCGCTGCCCCATGGCCAGCAGTCCGAGGGTGAACACAATCTGGACTTCACATATATGACAACCTACGCGATGACAGGCTGGCCGGTTTGCGTCGTGCGTGCAGGGACATCTCCCGGAGGACTGCCGATCGGTATCCAGGTGGTCGGCCGCCCCTGGCGTGAAGATGTCGTTCTTGCCGTTGCCGCCTTCCTTGAAAAACAGCTCGGCGGATGGAAACCGCCGGCGATTGCCAGATCCTAACGCCTCCAGGGAAAATTTATTGGGGTGTAGGAATTTCGTGACCGCCGCCGGAGTTCTTCCGACGAACCCCGCTTACCGCCAGTCGCGATAAGTTTCGGAATTTCCTGGAGATTCCCGCAATCAACCATCCTCGCGACGATTTGGAATTTTTTTTGCTATATAACGCCCGATAAAACGCGATGGTAGGGAGGATACTCTTGAGCTCAGAGTCCAGTTCCGCATCGAAAAGTCCTGAAAGCACGCCCGCCAGTTTTCGAGTTGTGGGTATCGGAGCATCCGCCGGCGGTCTCGAATCGCTCGAACAATTCTTCTCGAATCTGCCGCCGAACCCGGGGATGGCTTTCGTGGTGGTCCAGCACCTGTCGCCCGACTTCCGGAGCGTGATGGACGAACTGCTGGCGCGTCACTCGGATCTGCCGATCAAGCAGGCGGAACACAATATCGAGGTTGAGCCGAATCGCGTTTATTTGCTGCCGCCCAAGAAGGAAATGATCATTCAAGACCGGCGTCTCCTTCTGAGCGACAAGGAACGGACGCATGGTTTGACGCTGCCGATCGATCATTTTTTCCGTTCTCTGGCC
The Terriglobia bacterium genome window above contains:
- a CDS encoding class I SAM-dependent methyltransferase; this encodes MDGNPFGHVLAGLTERQSVVDLGCGSGSFHYEVYNCRIIAMDLNVPQRAGCSHASFVQSHSAAIPLKGSSIDVVVCHHTLEHFDDFRATLIEINRILRDDGLIWIAIPNGYGLDDELYRFVFSGGGHVNRFSRDQLIEEVHHLTRFRLAQTVDLFSSFIYLKKPTEQEYQHYPRTARFLFHIPDGASGTGIIAVNAVTRLMDKLFGCRSSQYGWGFLFAPEGASLPPLGGPYFNVCSKCGSGIPARQLRENGMLKQWCGVGFFHCPNCRQLNAFVSPPAGCE
- a CDS encoding amidase; translation: MSHDSRISRRDLIAMFGAAGLSSRLPEVQPREPLVYWSASAMAKAVKAKQVSSTELVTACLKQIDKVNPAINAVVMFARARALMEAAAADAKLARKETLGPLHGVPMTIKDSFDTAGVISTAGTLGRKNYVPQKDATAVARLRRAGAILLGKTNTPEITAGEETFNAVYGRTNNPYDLRRTPGGSSGGPAAIVAAAGSPFDIGSDTTDSIRAPAHFCGITGLKPSAGRVPRTGHIISFASGAMDSWTQIGPLARHVEDLELVLHVIAGPDYQDPAISDVPLGPSNRIILKKLRIAFHVDNGIRACTPETIQAVRAAAMALGPAVLQMEERRPPGIERTAEVADAVIDSAFDRLAARVLAKAGNRGAYLPQGGSAAQLDNALIQLDLFRSEMLGFLENHDIILCPANAVPALPHGQQSEGEHNLDFTYMTTYAMTGWPVCVVRAGTSPGGLPIGIQVVGRPWREDVVLAVAAFLEKQLGGWKPPAIARS